Within the Hyphomicrobiales bacterium genome, the region GAACCTTGGCAGCGGATGCTGCGCCATCAGATGTTTTGCAGCATCAGCCTTCCATGCCTTGTATTCCCTCGTGACCGACCGCCCCTTGCCATCCACATTGTTGTAGAGATGGTTGGTGCTGATAGGGCGCGGCATGACGATGTAGACCGGGGCTGCGAAAATCATGGTCACGCCATCCCCAACGCGGCCTTGTAGAGGTCGAGGATGGCCTCTTCCTCGGCGATATCATCGGGCTTGCGCTTGCGCAGGGCGACGACCTTGCGCATGACCTTGGTGTCATAGCCACGGCCCTTGGCTTCGGCCATCAGCCCTTTTTGCTGCTCGGCCACGTCCTTTTTCTCGGACTCCAGCCGCTCATAGCGCTCGATAAACTGGCGCAGCTCGTCTGCGGTGACATCATAGGCTTTCTGATTGTGCCGGCGGAAATCCGCATCATCCTTCATTCGACCGGCTGCCTTGCTGAATTCGGCCGATGTGCCATCAAAGAGCGTCTCTCCGTTCGGCCCCTCAAGCCTCACGCTGCTGTCGTCCATTCAGGCCTCCTGTGGGGTTTTCCGAAGCGCCAAGGCTCCGGTCAGATGGTGGAAAGGCCCCCGGACAGCCCTGCCAGGCTGCGCCGGGGGAAGTGGCCGATCACCAGACGGGACCGGCAGGCAACTTCCATCCCGGACAGGGGGAGGAAGCATTCGTGAATGGGGGAATTTCTGCCGGTCATGCCGCCTCCGCGAGGAACGACATGGCGCTCGGGATGGCGCGCACTGCAAAGGCGATGACCCATGCCTGAGGCGCGGTTGACCCCTCCCACCAATGCCGCGCCGTCCGTTCATCCACATCGAAGAACACGGCGGCGTGCAGTGGGTTGCGGAAGTTTCTCCGCAGAAACTCGCGCCACCGATCGGGATAGACGCGACGAAAGGCCTGCGGATCACAAGGGCGACCGGCAAGCATGTCGGCAAAGTTGCCGGACGGCGCGCGCTGAAAACGGACGTATTCTTGCGGCAAACGAGACAAGGGAAGCGTCATTGCGCCACCTGATTATCACTCGGGGCGGGAGGATTTTCCGCCATGTAGGACTCGATCTTTTGGACCGTGGTTGGCAAACATTGTCCGCCCCCCTCCAATCGACCGATGAATTTGCTGTCACCAACAGCATAAGCA harbors:
- a CDS encoding DUF2312 domain-containing protein codes for the protein MKDDADFRRHNQKAYDVTADELRQFIERYERLESEKKDVAEQQKGLMAEAKGRGYDTKVMRKVVALRKRKPDDIAEEEAILDLYKAALGMA